Genomic window (Tripterygium wilfordii isolate XIE 37 chromosome 11, ASM1340144v1, whole genome shotgun sequence):
ATGGGTTTTCCCTAACAATGGGAAACAATTGAGAGTTGGGGTACCTAGAAGAGTCAGTTTCCGGGAATTTGTATCTCAAGAGCGAGGGACTGATAATTTCCAGGGTTTTTGCATAGATGTATTTATGGCTGCTGTAAATTTGTTACCTTATGCTGTACCATATATATTTATCCCCTTTGGAAATGGTACGGAAAATCCAAGCTACTCAGAGCTCGTCAACATGATTACAACAGGGGTAAGAATTACATCATAAATTTGATGTTTGAAGTTCAAATCAGATGTATTTAGTATATGCTACTCATTCCAGCTTATCTCTTCTATTTTTCGTCTCCCAAAACACAGAATTTTGATGCTGCTGTCGGTGACATTGCCATAGTCACAAATCGAACAAGGATTGTAGATTTTACGCAGCCATATGCGTCATCTGGATTGGTTGTTGTGGCCCCATTTGAGAAGTTACATACCGGTGCTTGGGCTTTTCTCCGGCCATTGAGTCGACAAATGTGGATTGTCACTggctgtttctttctttttgttggaaTAGTCGTGTGGATTTTGGAGCATCGAATAAATGATGATTTTCGGGGATCCCCAAAGAAACAAATTATAACCATTTTATGGTAAGTCCATAAGCTCTAATATTGTGATGATAGTCATGCTAGTAGTGATAGCTGTTTGTCTATGCTATATCTCAAATTAGAAAATGTAGCTATTGATAGTAGCGGAGTTTCTGATACAGGTGAGGTGGTAGAGGGAGTTCGTCCTTGTACTTTGATTTCTTTTAGAGAAGATTTATGCCCTAGCAGTTCTAAGCTACAAAAAGATTTATTCAGCATGACTATGGTGACGTAaattgagaaggaaaaaaaaaaacaccagagAGAgcataaattttcatttaacaGTGGTTCTAGTtcaagaatttggaatgaaGTTTAACTTATAGACAATTGTAAGAGGGttttacaaagaaaataaagggtAAAGCTACTCATTTTAAAAAGTGCTTGAAAACCAGGACCATATAGACTCGCATACTGTGTTATAATACTGAATTCTGTCCAGCTATTGCCATCATAGGCACTTAAGTCTCTCATGCCAATGCAATATCAGTTGTGTATCTGATGTTAATCATTGATTAGTTATTGAAAATGTCACATTTCGCAGCAGGCTCTTTTTTTGAACTATCATGAGATCGCAGTGTGCGCTAGAGCTTTGATGCGATGGAAAAGGTTGCTTCATTGTGTCTTGCTACATGGGGCTCATTATGAAGGGGACCTTATCTTATGAAGCATTGTTTAATGATCTAAATAATCAAGCCTAAGTACCAATATTTCTGGTATTCAGAACTTTGTCTCTGATCATTCTCTTGTTTGTTTGCCTCGCAGGTTTAGCTTGtcaactttatttttttctcatagTAAGTGAAACTAACATCTTTGTGCTACGTTCATGCTTAGGGCAGAACAAAAGCGTAATTTATtcattgattgatttggttCATCTATTTCGGTATTTCCTTTGCAGGAGAGAACACTGCGAGCAACCTTGGTCGCATGGTGCTACTTATATGGCTCTTTGTGGTTTTGATAGTAAATTCTAGCTACACTGCAAGTTTGACATCGATCCTTACCGTGCAGCAGCTAGCTTCTCCCATAAAAGGAATTGAAAGCTTAAAAAAGGGTGATGAGCCGATTGGCTACCAAGTTGGTTCTTTTGCTGAGCATTATTTGAGTGAGGAACTCGGAATATCTAAATCTAGACTCAAACCACTTGGATCACCTGAAGAATATGCATCAGCACTTAAACTTGGCCCTAATAAGGGTGGTGTTGTGGCTATAGTCGATGAACGTCCATATATGGAGCTTTTTCTGTCAAGCCAGTGCTCATTCCGGGTTGTAGGTCAAGAATTTACCAAAAATGGCTGGGGTTTTGTGAGTATTCACTTTCTTGCTCGCTCTTTCTTCTTCTAAAAACAGCAGTTTGTGCATTTCCATAACTTGGTTCTTTTAATGCTTCGTTTTCTTCCTAGGCATTTCCACGGGACTCTCCACTGGCTATTGATATGTCAACTGCGATTCTGGAGCTATCTGAGAATGGCGATCTCCAAAGGATCCATGACAAGTGGTTGAAGCAAAGTTCTTGTATTTTAGAAAATGCTGAACTTGAATCGGATCAGTTACACCTCCAGAGCTTCGTGGGGCTCTTTCTTATATGTGGTATCGCTTGCTTCATTGCTCTCTTCATATACTTCTTACAGATTATGCGCAAGTTAGCGCGTTATTCCCCCACCGAGTCCAGTtcaactagtcaccaaggtagtACTCTCCGTTCAGGACGTCTTAGAAAATTTCTGTCATTGATGGATGAGAAGAAAGAGCCGTCTCATGGGGGGAGCAAGAGAAGgaaaattgaaaaatcattATCGGAAAATGACCGGGACAAGGAGTCGCGTAATAGCTCCAACGATGGACAAAGGGAAGTAAGGGCCAATGTAGACGCGAGAAGAAGCAGTTCCTTACCTCTAAATCTTTAACTTCATATTTTCATACCATCTGGAACTGAGATCACAGCATTGCGGCTGTCTATAATCATTTTTCTCCGGCAAGTATAAGCTAGCCATGCATTTTTCGAATGTAATATCCGGTTTGATGCTCAAAGCATGGCGGGAATTGTTCAAATTTGAACGCTATTGCAGTGTGTTCAGTTTTCAATTGTAGATGCTAAAGAATAGTGATTCGTATTCGTCTGAGTCTTACAATCTTGTGCTTCCAATGGTATTACCATTTAAGATCAAGATTGTGTTGGCTCTAAGATATGACCTAATAATGcaagttttggcccaatttaTCTTATTATCGTATGTGTATGTGAATCTAACGGTCCAAATTTATACTCATATTTTTGGATCTCAAATTTCTtccaaatttcaaaacatcTACCTCTAGGCCCATGTGAAATCACAGTCCAACGGGTCCCCATCCCTGAAAGAGCAAAGACTTTTTAGTTTATTGTTCAACAAAGCAAATTAAAGCCTATGATTGTGGAGAAAATTTGAAGCTTTTCAGGCTCCATGCCCtcaatctctctcttctctccccATAAAAAGACAATCTTTAAAGGTGCCTTTTCTCAGACAAACCAACAAAATATTCAATTGCATTCATCATAACATTAACATCTTAGCCTTAAGGGTTAcaattcaaggaaaaaaaaaaaaaaagaagatgcaaaaatcataattaaattaaattaagctGTCTTGTTTGCTTGATTTACTGTTGAGGGTACCAGCATTTCCCATAACCTAatcatcaagagagagagaaaaaattaattagagcattaaaaattgaattatttaattattaattatatttgctTGATCACGCAGGAACTCACTTGGATCACTGAAGGTGACAAGTCCAGTACCCTTGAAATCACAATTCCAATAGTTCCTCCCATGCATCTGATAGTAAGCGTTCATAGCATACGATGCATGCGCGTGCAGCTTATCAGGTACATAGCAATCACCCCCCTCGTATATTTCTCTACAATCAACTCCACCGGGCCCACAACAATAATCCACCACCACCTGCAACAACTTCTCCTCCGCATGCGGCTTCGCCACGCACCAAACCGACggacct
Coding sequences:
- the LOC120009591 gene encoding glutamate receptor 3.3-like; translated protein: MNAIGSLWLLFFLSGALINGYCSNVNSRPDMVNVGAIFTFDSTIGRVAKVAIQEAMKDVNSDPNVLRGTKLNVIMSNSNCSGFVGMVEALRFMETDIVAIIGPQSSVVAHIVSHVANELHVPLLSFAATDPTLSSLQFPYFLRTTHSDLYQMTAIAEIIGYYGWKEVIAIYVDDDYGRNGVAALNDKLAERRCKISFKGGIHPGSVDRGDIMDLLVKVAMIQSRIIVLHVNPDVGYNFFPVAQYLGMMGNGFVWIATDWLASVLDSAVRLPSEIMNTMQGVLVLRQHTPDSERRKSFFSRWNKINGGSLGLHAYGLYAYDSVWLVAHAIDAFFNQGGVISFSNDSRLLSAEGSNLHLEAMSIFDDGDLLLRNILWSNFVGLTGPFKFNPDRSLFQPAYDIINVIGTGYRQIGYWSNYSGLSTKLPEILYTMPPNRSTSSQSLYPVIWPDGTLSIPRGWVFPNNGKQLRVGVPRRVSFREFVSQERGTDNFQGFCIDVFMAAVNLLPYAVPYIFIPFGNGTENPSYSELVNMITTGNFDAAVGDIAIVTNRTRIVDFTQPYASSGLVVVAPFEKLHTGAWAFLRPLSRQMWIVTGCFFLFVGIVVWILEHRINDDFRGSPKKQIITILWFSLSTLFFSHRENTASNLGRMVLLIWLFVVLIVNSSYTASLTSILTVQQLASPIKGIESLKKGDEPIGYQVGSFAEHYLSEELGISKSRLKPLGSPEEYASALKLGPNKGGVVAIVDERPYMELFLSSQCSFRVVGQEFTKNGWGFAFPRDSPLAIDMSTAILELSENGDLQRIHDKWLKQSSCILENAELESDQLHLQSFVGLFLICGIACFIALFIYFLQIMRKLARYSPTESSSTSHQGSTLRSGRLRKFLSLMDEKKEPSHGGSKRRKIEKSLSENDRDKESRNSSNDGQREVRANVDARRSSSLPLNL